From one Formosa sediminum genomic stretch:
- a CDS encoding PAS domain-containing sensor histidine kinase → MDTTQNKLLTQSEIGILLSSKIDNSSQLGPINTWSPFLIYTLNIILNSKQPQFLCWGDDALLFYNEAFYDNFIVDNNVHSYLLKPLKSIPLEVFTKLTPSIQTALELNNHITLDNFVFKLPNLNRTYWNINFTPLHTNSNQALGVLVHCINETPKIKATRKVTKLTSRFLNIVKHAPIGVLIISAKTKTVDTVNKKYKLLFNENNLFSIGDPFENALPDTISDLKENILNTFITGENFQLTETPVSILNNGIKKNHFFNFLGEAIKDDNDSISGLILATTEVTESVIAKQKVLESENKFKNVILQSPIPIAVFDGPNHVIKMANKTMLNDIWRKDPEACLNHPLLEVFPELKAQRFPELLDNVYKTGISYNEREAHATVEGNDGTKNFYFDFDYAPIFENKDKVIGIIVTAVDVTEKVSSRKKIEKTETRLRIATEAADLATWELDLINKDITYSKRLTQILGYRENFVLSKDFIRSRIVKEDLDTILIPAFENALKTGTYFYEVRARKKDESVIWIRTHGKVFYNEEGDPIKLFGTLREITSEKRNEQQLMENEQKFRLLADSMPQKIWTANTEGLLDYYNQTVYDFTGHTHESLNPSNWLTIVHPDDRKENVDLWTKSIETGEDFIMEHRFLRYDGQYRWQLSRAVPQLDSTGNIQRWVGTSTDIQDQKMFLQELERQVQDRTKLLGEANAKLEDSVEELQRMNEELQSFAYISSHDLQEPLRKIQIFSSRILDLEKDNLSETGTGYFMRMQNAAHRMQVLIKDLLTYSRTNTSTRAFEKTDLNSVIEEVKIDLRELIKDNQVTIETGNLCTIYAIPFQFIQLMNNLINNSIKFAKQDVPPVIKIDSVIDKGSTFKLEQLVAEGEYCHIKVSDNGIGIDPQYSEQIFDVFERLHTRTAYEGTGIGLAIVKKIVENHNGYIFAEGEENKGVTFNIYIPTDISTV, encoded by the coding sequence ATGGATACAACACAAAATAAATTACTTACACAGTCTGAAATAGGAATTTTATTAAGTTCTAAAATAGACAACTCTTCTCAGTTAGGACCTATTAATACATGGTCGCCGTTTTTAATATATACTTTAAATATTATTTTAAACAGTAAACAACCTCAGTTTTTATGTTGGGGGGACGATGCGTTACTTTTTTATAACGAAGCTTTTTACGATAATTTTATAGTAGACAATAATGTACACTCCTATTTATTAAAACCTTTAAAAAGTATACCTCTTGAAGTATTTACAAAATTAACACCTAGTATACAAACAGCGTTAGAATTAAATAACCATATCACTCTGGATAATTTTGTTTTTAAACTACCTAATTTAAATAGAACGTATTGGAACATTAATTTTACACCACTACACACCAACAGCAACCAAGCTCTAGGTGTATTAGTGCATTGTATTAACGAAACACCTAAAATTAAAGCCACGAGAAAGGTCACTAAATTAACATCAAGGTTTCTTAATATTGTAAAGCACGCCCCTATTGGCGTATTAATTATTTCTGCAAAAACAAAAACAGTAGATACTGTTAATAAAAAATACAAACTATTATTTAACGAAAACAATTTATTTTCTATCGGAGATCCTTTTGAAAATGCATTACCCGACACAATATCAGATTTAAAAGAAAATATTCTTAACACTTTTATTACTGGTGAAAATTTTCAGCTTACAGAAACGCCTGTATCCATATTAAATAATGGTATTAAAAAAAATCATTTTTTCAATTTTTTGGGTGAAGCCATTAAAGATGATAACGATAGTATATCTGGATTAATTTTAGCGACTACCGAGGTTACAGAATCTGTTATTGCTAAACAAAAAGTTTTAGAAAGTGAAAACAAATTTAAAAATGTAATTCTACAAAGCCCAATTCCAATTGCCGTTTTTGATGGACCAAATCATGTCATTAAAATGGCTAATAAAACCATGCTTAATGACATCTGGAGAAAAGATCCTGAAGCATGCTTAAATCATCCGCTTTTAGAAGTGTTTCCTGAATTAAAAGCACAACGTTTTCCTGAATTACTAGATAATGTGTATAAAACAGGAATATCTTATAATGAAAGAGAAGCTCACGCAACTGTTGAAGGAAATGATGGTACTAAGAATTTTTATTTTGATTTTGATTATGCTCCTATCTTCGAAAATAAAGATAAAGTGATAGGCATTATAGTAACTGCTGTAGATGTTACTGAGAAAGTTTCATCTAGAAAAAAAATTGAAAAAACAGAAACGCGTTTACGTATTGCAACAGAAGCTGCAGATTTGGCTACTTGGGAACTAGATTTAATCAACAAAGATATTACTTATAGTAAACGATTAACTCAAATTCTAGGATACCGCGAAAATTTTGTTTTATCTAAAGACTTTATAAGAAGTAGAATTGTAAAAGAAGATTTAGACACAATATTAATTCCTGCATTCGAAAATGCATTAAAAACAGGAACTTACTTTTATGAAGTGCGCGCACGTAAGAAAGACGAATCTGTAATTTGGATTCGCACGCATGGTAAGGTTTTTTATAATGAAGAGGGTGATCCAATTAAACTATTTGGAACGCTAAGAGAAATTACTTCTGAAAAACGCAATGAACAACAACTAATGGAAAATGAACAAAAGTTTAGATTGTTGGCAGATTCTATGCCTCAAAAAATATGGACTGCAAACACAGAAGGACTTTTAGATTATTACAACCAAACTGTATACGATTTTACTGGACATACTCATGAAAGTTTAAATCCATCTAACTGGTTAACAATTGTTCATCCTGACGACAGAAAAGAGAATGTAGATCTATGGACAAAATCTATAGAAACCGGAGAAGATTTTATCATGGAACATCGTTTTTTAAGATACGACGGTCAATACCGCTGGCAACTAAGCCGTGCAGTTCCCCAACTAGATAGCACAGGTAATATACAGCGTTGGGTAGGTACTAGTACAGACATTCAAGATCAAAAAATGTTTTTACAAGAATTGGAACGCCAAGTGCAAGATCGTACTAAATTATTAGGTGAAGCCAATGCTAAATTAGAGGATTCTGTAGAAGAATTACAGCGTATGAATGAAGAACTACAATCTTTTGCATACATATCTAGTCACGATTTACAAGAACCATTGCGTAAAATACAGATTTTCTCTTCTCGTATTTTAGACTTAGAAAAAGATAATCTTTCAGAAACTGGAACAGGTTATTTTATGCGTATGCAAAATGCAGCACATAGAATGCAAGTTTTAATTAAAGATTTACTTACCTATTCTAGAACAAACACCTCAACGCGTGCTTTTGAAAAAACAGATTTAAATAGTGTTATAGAAGAAGTTAAAATAGATCTAAGAGAACTGATTAAAGACAATCAAGTCACCATAGAAACTGGAAATTTATGTACTATATATGCTATACCATTTCAGTTTATACAGTTAATGAATAATTTAATAAACAATTCAATAAAATTCGCTAAGCAAGACGTACCTCCAGTTATTAAAATAGATAGTGTTATAGACAAAGGATCCACCTTTAAGTTAGAGCAGCTAGTAGCAGAAGGAGAATATTGCCACATTAAAGTGAGTGACAATGGTATTGGTATAGATCCCCAGTATAGCGAACAAATTTTTGATGTTTTTGAGCGTTTACATACTAGAACGGCCTATGAAGGTACAGGAATTGGATTGGCAATAGTCAAAAAAATTGTTGAAAACCATAACGGTTATATCTTTGCAGAAGGTGAAGAAAATAAAGGAGTTACGTTTAATATTTACATTCCAACAGACATATCTACAGTTTAG
- a CDS encoding response regulator — MNLQRLNVALVDDDEDDRFLFKEAIDQIHIKTELSMFENGQKFMDFLFQPKSILPQVVFLDLNMPVKNGLECLQEIRTTNHLKDLSVAIYSTSSSENDINETFINGANIYINKPNDFSKLKSVIEKVLQINWQYNTSNLNKENFIMRL, encoded by the coding sequence ATGAACTTACAAAGATTAAATGTCGCCTTAGTGGACGATGATGAAGACGATCGTTTTCTATTTAAAGAAGCCATAGACCAAATTCATATTAAAACTGAATTGTCTATGTTTGAAAATGGACAGAAGTTCATGGACTTTTTATTTCAACCAAAATCTATTTTACCTCAAGTGGTATTTTTAGATTTGAATATGCCAGTTAAAAACGGATTAGAATGTTTACAAGAAATACGTACAACAAATCATCTTAAAGATTTATCTGTTGCTATATATTCTACATCGTCATCAGAAAATGACATTAATGAGACGTTTATAAACGGTGCCAACATATATATTAATAAACCTAATGATTTTAGTAAACTAAAATCTGTTATAGAGAAGGTGCTTCAAATTAATTGGCAATATAACACCTCAAATCTCAATAAAGAAAATTTTATAATGCGATTGTAA